In one window of Solanum pennellii chromosome 2, SPENNV200 DNA:
- the LOC107010964 gene encoding protein SWEETIE isoform X2: MAKNFVRDDVPLSRFGVLVAQLESIVASASHKSPDALLCFDLLSDLISAIAEESKDSILLCQRKCEDALYSLLVLGARKPVRHLASEAMARIIQKGDSISIYSRASSLQGFLSDGKKSEPQRIAGAAECLGELYRYFGRRITSGLLETTTIVTKLLKFNEDFVREEALQMLQNALEGSGGGAAASAYTDAFRIIMRTGVVDKSSIVRVAAARCLKALASIGGPGLGVGELDNACSSCVKALEDPISSIRDAFAEALGALLGLGMNPDAQVQPRGKSHFTPKKLDGGLERHLTFPFVKASGPRAKVLRVGLTLSWVSFLQAIRLKYLHPDTELEKYIFLVMDMLRADSSFDAQALACILYILRVGITDQMSEPTQRGLLVILGKQLQSPDATPSMRVAALRTMSYALKTLGEVPAEFKDVLDNTVVSAVSHHAPLVRVEAALTLRALAEVDPTCIGGLISYAITMLGAVRDNISFEKGTNLKYELECLDGQAAVLAALVSISPSLPLGYPSRLPRSVLELSKKMIMESSRNPMAAAVEKEAGWMLLSSLLACMPKEELEDQVFDILSLWASAFQGSPERHISETKDLQSNISVWSAAVDALTAFIKSFVSAGAVNKGILLEPVLLYLSRALSYILLLAAKDQMTVKQASDIFIIKTLIAYQSISDPTVYRRDHARLIQICATPYREASKCEESSCLRMLLDKRDAWLGPWNPGRDLFEDELRSFQGGKDGLVPCVWANELPSFPKPETISKMLVNQKLLCFGNIFASEDVGGMLSLLEMVEQCLRAGKKQAWHGTSVTNICVGLLSGLKALLALRPEPLPLEVLGLAQSIFQNILAEGDICASQRRASSEGLGLLARLGNDVFTARLTRVLLGDINSAVDSYYAGSVALSLGCIHRSAGGIALSSLVPATVNSFPSLAKSSNTGLQIWSLHGLLLTVEAAGLSYVSHVQATLSLAMDILLSNEIGSTNLQQAVGRLINAIVAVLGPELSPGSIFFSRCKSVIAEVSSRQETATLYENVRFTQQLVLFAPQAVTVHHNVQTLLPTLSSRQPTLRRLALSTLRHLIEKDPGSIMNEHIEDTLFHMLDEETDAEIGSLARTTVMRLLYASCPSQPSQWLSICRNMILSSSSRVISTSDSSQNDSSSGLDGNTRLNTGDDDENMVSSSQNRNFQGYGNNHSIVYPPRDKHLRYRTRVFAAECLSHLPAAVGKNPVHFDIALARQQPASGSSSGDWLVLQLQELVSLAYQISTIQFENMRPVGVTLLSTIIDKFGTLDPELPGHLLLEQYQAQLVSAVRTALDSSSGPVLLEAGLQLATKILTCKIVSRDQLAVKRIFSLISRPLNEFNDLYYPSFAEWVSCKIKVRLLTAHASLKCYTFAFLKNQQKEITDEYLALLPLFSESSKILGIYWLCLLKDYSYIRTQSFPKENWKPFLDGIQSTLVSTKLLACLEEAWPLIVQAVALDAVPLNTYLKGSSETEEQSITDLISGYSMVELGSEEFQFLWGFALLLLFQGQDSVLGESRLHIGSVNTILSGRCVSDEVKSIALELCEVALPVFQVLLAERFFSVGFLTMDSCQELLQVCFFSIFVEDTWDNFAISILSQIAQKCPLDFLKTESFVYLVSELYLALLFKSFTSATSQDHLSWDDAVSALLTTAPTLLKQYEPKMGLKSILAFLLVGYKCIERASTEISLSRVHDFVQCLTSVMKTYVTDISELGNDSIGYLMTITRTCLTTSVILAENCTKGIHQLENKRSNLHKLLLLKLALSLEQTTSFAKLAFEIQLLKENQGCKPVFYAMICNVTRCFRSALTDPDIQVQAIGLQILKGVLTRKINSESYSFFIFFVGELVEDLGSVIQKLFKTPMSREVVAIAGECLKVLMLLQTLSRTNECQKCLMNLFLEAVLLFTTSENSSQEARDLKITAIKLVTQLAQLPDSSACIKEVLLTMPMMRRQQLQDIIRASVMQDQNQKQVNSTGPSFIIKLPAKIEENRKEEIIVSAPCSEKVEDNSEEEEEDDWDTFQSFPSTDEVDHTKTEFQDSRSIENTISDGGFKGESISVPQDEVEETTDTISDGGLKGETISIPEDEVGEITAKNQMASDDETLSGNADSSNQTQDLNGSQDGFRDDKLSDAHHMEKDRAVLRHSDVILPDSQSEVGEGPETCENLQVQKRTGGNLSSEVGEHAEDVKAHGSSYEDHQRSREESSETNEGTLPNLQPSEIQSMPLDDRNEDMKEQTTLDDQHEDEEMRDTTSIKDHQEGKDLKDTTSLEDHHEEKDLKDTTSLEDHHEEKDLKDTTSLKNHHEERKTDEEDQCSNIDLSEQSPKKLEQTTLDDHHEEKDMRDITSVKDHHEDKDMRDITSVKDHPAEKDMKDPASPKDYHEERKTENEDICSDTDLSERLPKDLEQTTLDHHKERNAENKDQRSNIELAKQSPKNLEGDELVSLDKK; encoded by the exons ATGGCGAAGAATTTCGTTAGAGATGACGTCCCACTATCAAGATTTGGAGTCTTGGTGGCGCAGTTGGAATCAATAGTGGCATCAGCGTCTCACAAGTCTCCTGACGCTCTCCTCTGTTTTGATCTTCTTTCGGATCTCATATCCGCCATTGCTGAAGAGTCTAAG GATTCTATACTGCTGTGTCAAAGGAAATGTGAGGATGCACTTTATTCTCTACTTGTGCTAGGCGCAAGGAAACCGGTGCGTCATTTGGCCTCAGAGGCAATGGCAAGGATTATACAAAAAGGTGACAGTATTTCAATATACTCCAGGGCTAGCAGTTTGCAGGGATTTCTCTCTGATGGAAAGAAGAGCGAGCCTCAACGAATCGCGG GTGCTGCCGAGTGCTTGGGAGAATTGTATCGCTATTTTGGGAGACGAATCACTTCAGGCTTACTTGAAACAACCACGATTGTCACAAAACTACTgaagttcaatgag GACTTTGTTAGAGAAGAAGCTTTACAGATGCTTCAAAATGCTTTAGAAGGCTCTGGTGGAGGTGCTGCTGCCTCAGCATATACTGATGCATTTCGTATCATTATGCGAACTGGGGTCGTGGACAAATCATCTATTGTTAGAGTAGCTGCAGCTAGATGTCTAAAAGCATTGGCGAGCATCGGAGGGCCAGGATTAGGGGTTGGAGAACTTGATAATGCTTGTTCTTCTTGTGTCAAG GCCCTTGAAGATCCTATATCGTCCATAAGGGATGCATTCGCCGAAGCTTTGGGAGCATTGCTTGGTCTTGGGATGAATCCTGATGCACAG GTACAACCAAGGGGAAAAAGTCATTTTACTCCCAAGAAACTTGATGGGGGTTTAGAGAGACACTTAACTTTTCCATTTGTAAAAG CTAGTGGGCCTCGGGCGAAAGTTCTGCGAGTTGGCCTAACCTTGTCGTGGGTTTCTTTTCTCCAG GCAATCCGCCTGAAGTATCTTCACCCTGATACTGAGCTTGAAAAGTACATCTTTCTAGTAATGGACATGCTTCGTGCTGATAGTTCGTTTGATGCTCAAGCACTG GCCTGCATTTTATACATCCTTCGAGTGGGCATAACTGATCAAATGAGCGAACCTACTCAGAGAGGCCTGTTGGTTATTTTGGGCAAACAG CTTCAATCTCCTGATGCTACTCCTTCCATGCGAGTTGCTGCTTTGCGGACCATGTCATATGCTTTGAAAACTCTAGGGGAG GTTCCTGCTGAATTTAAGGATGTTCTTGATAACACAGTTGTTTCTGCAGTTTCCCATCATGCACCATTG GTGCGTGTTGAGGCTGCTTTGACCTTACGTGCATTAGCTGAGGTTGATCCTACATGTATTGGTGGTTTGATTTCTTATGCAATAACAATGCTTGGAGCAGTTAGAGATAATATTTCATTTGAAAAG GGAACTAATCTAAAGTATGAGCTGGAGTGTCTAGATGGTCAGGCTGCAGTTTTGGCAGCTTTGGTGTCTATTTCTCCAAGCTTGCCTCTTGGTTATCCATCTCG GTTGCCCAGATCAGTACTTGAACTGTCTAAGAAAATGATAATGGAATCAAGTCGGAATCCTATGGCAGCAGCTGTTGAAAAGGAGGCTGGGTGGATGCTGTTGTCCTCACTGCTTGCGTGCATGCCAAAAGAG GAACTTGAGGATCAAGTTTTTGATATTCTTTCTTTATGGGCTTCTGCATTCCAAGGAAGTCCAGAACGCCATATCAGTGAAACAAAAGATCTTCAATCTAACATAAG TGTATGGTCTGCTGCAGTGGATGCATTGACAGCATTCATAAAGAGTTTTGTCTCTGCTGGTGCTGTGAACAAGGGGATCTTACTTGAACCAGTTTTGCTATACCTTAGTAG GGCTTTATCATATATATTGCTGTTGGCAGCCAAAGACCAAATGACTGTCAAACAGGCATCAGACATATTTATCATCAAGACACTAATAGCCTATCAGTCAATTTCAGATCCAACCGTATATCGAAGAGACCATGCCCGTCTTATTCAGATATGTGCAACTCCTTATAG GGAAGCTTCCAAATGTGAGGAAAGTTCATGCTTGAGGATGCTGTTAGACAAAAGAGATGCTTGGCTGGGTCCTTGGAACCCTGGCAG GGATTTGTTTGAGGATGAACTTCGCTCATTTCAAGGTGGAAAAGATGGTCTGGTACCATGTGTATGGGCTAACGAGCTTCCGAGCTTTCCTAAG CCGGAGACTATAAGCAAAATGTTAGTAAATCAGAAGCTCCTCTGTTTTGGCAACATATTTGCTTCTGAG GATGTCGGGGGAATGCTCTCactcctagaaatggttgagcAGTGTCTGAGAGCTGGAAAGAAACAAGCTTGGCATGGTACCAGTGTTACAAACATATGTGTGGGCCTGCTATCTGGCCTGAAG GCCTTGCTTGCTTTACGTCCTGAACCCTTACCACTGGAAGTACTTGGGTTGGCACAGTCTATATTTCAG AACATTCTGGCTGAGGGTGACATCTGTGCTTCACAACGCAGGGCATCATCTGAAGGACTTGGTCTATTAGCTCGTCTAGGAAATGATGTGTTTACTGCCAGATTG ACAAGAGTTCTCCTTGGTGATATAAATTCAGCTGTAGATTCATACTATGCTGGTTCGGTTGCACTGTCACTTGGTTGCATCCATCGCAG CGCAGGGGGGATTGCATTGTCAAGCTTGGTTCCTGCTACTGTTAATTCATTTCCTTCTCTGGCTAAAAGTTCAAACACTGGCTTACAAATTTGGTCTTTGCATGGTCTACTGTTGACTGTGGAGGCGGCTGGTTTATCCTATGTTTCTCATGTTCAG GCGACACTTAGCCTTGCCATGGATATTCTGTTGTCAAATGAGATTGGTTCGACTAACCTGCAGCAGGCAGTGGGCCGCCTTATAAATGCTATTGTTGCTGTCCTTGGTCCTGAACTTTCCCCTGGCAGCATTTTTTTCTCGCGCTGTAAG TCTGTCATTGCAGAGGTCAGCTCTCGGCAAGAGACTGCAACACTTTATGA GAATGTTCGATTCACTCAGCAGCTAGTTCTTTTTGCACCACAAGCTGTTACTGTGCATCATAATGTGCAAACACTGCTCCCAACTCTATCCTCAAGACAG CCAACACTGCGACGTTTAGCTCTATCCACTCTGAGACATCTCATTGAAAAGGATCCA GGGTCCATTATGAATGAACATATAGAAGATACATTGTTCCATATGCTGGATGAGGAAACTGATGCTGA GATTGGAAGCTTAGCACGAACAACAGTTATGAGATTGCTTTATGCGTCATGTCCATCACAGCCATCACAATGGCTATCAATTTGCCGCAACATG ATTCTTTCTTCATCCTCAAGAGTGATCAGCACAAGTGACAGTTCACAAAATGATTCTTCAAGCGGTCTGGATGGTAACACTAGATTGAATACTGGGGATGATGATGAGAACATGGTGTCGAGCTCCCAAAACCGAAACTTTCAAGGTTATGGAAACAATCACTCCATTGTCTATCCTCCTAGGGACAAGCACCTCAGATATCGAACAAGAGTTTTTGCTGCAGA GTGTTTGAGTCATCTTCCTGCAGCAGTTGGAAAGAATCCAGTGCATTTTGATATAGCATTGGCTAGACAGCAGCCTGCCAGTGGATCGAGCTCTGGAGACTGGCTGGTTCTTCAATTGCAAGAACTAGTTTCCCTTGCTTATCAG ATCAGCACAATTCAGTTTGAGAACATGCGGCCAGTTGGTGTGACTCTATTGAGTACTATTATTGACAAG TTTGGAACATTGGACCCTGAGCTTCCTGGTCACCTTCTTCTGGAACAGTATCAG GCCCAATTGGTTTCTGCAGTTCGAACTGCATTGGACTCATCCTCTGGCCCTGTCCTATTGGAAGCAGGCTTGCAGCTCGCCACAAAG ATATTGACATGTAAAATTGTTAGTCGAGATCAACTTGCTGTAAAGCGGatattttcattgatttcaCGTCCTCTAAATGAATTCAATGACCTTTACTATCCATCCTTTGCAGAATGGGTCTCGTGCAAG ATCAAAGTGAGACTCCTTACAGCACATGCCTCTCTGAAATGTTACACCTTTGCATTCttgaaaaatcaacaaaaggaGATTACTGATGAATATTTAGCTTTATTGCCTCTTTTCTCTGAGAGTTCAAAAATTCTTGGAATTTACTGGCTCTGTCTTCTGAAGGACTACAGCTATATTAGGACTCAATCATTTCCTAAAGAAAAT TGGAAACCATTTCTTGATGGGATTCAGTCTACACTAGTATCAACTAAGTTGCTGGCATGTCTGGAAGAAGCTTGGCCACTGATCGTGCAAGCGGTGGCATTAGATGCAGTTCCTTTGAACACTTACTTAAAAGGATCCTCAGAAACTGAAGAACAGTCTATTACAGACTTAATTTCGGGTTATAGCATGGTTGAGTTGGGTTCAGaagaatttcaatttttgtggGGCTTtgctcttcttcttctatttcaGGGGCAAGATTCGGTTCTTGGTGAATCTAGGCTGCATATTGGCTCTGTCAATACCATATTAAGTGGTCGCTGTGTTAGTGATGAAGTAAAGTCAATTGCTTTGGAGTTGTGCGAAGTTGCTCTGCCTGTGTTTCAAGTCCTGTTAGCGGAGAGATTCTTTAGTGTAGGATTTCTCACTATGGATTCCTGTCAAGAACTGCTGCAG GTTtgctttttctccatttttgttGAAGATACGTGGGACAATTTTGCTATCTCTATTTTATCACAG ATTGCGCAGAAATGTCCCTTGGATTTCCTAAAGACTGAAAGTTTTGTGTATTTAGTATCAGAACTTTATTTGGCGCTTCTTTTTAAATCCTTCACAAG TGCAACTTCTCAAGACCATTTAAGCTGGGACGATGCTGTTTCTGCCTTACTTACCACAGCACCAACACTTCTAAAACAATATGAGCCAAAG ATGggtttgaaatcaattttggcTTTTCTTTTGGTTGGTTACAAGTGCATTGAAAGGGCTTCAACCGAAATTTCTCTTTCAAGAGTTCATGATTTTGTCCAGTGTCTAACTTCTGTAATGAAAACATATGTTACTG ATATCTCTGAACTTGGAAATGACAGCATTGGTTATTTGATGACAATAACAAGAACTTGTCTGACTACGAGTGTTATTTTGGCTGAGAATTGCACTAAAGGAATTCATCAGCTTGAGAATAAGAGGTCCAACTTGCATAAACTGCTGCTGTTGAAGCTTGCTCTCTCTCTTGAACAGACTACTTCATTTGCTAAATTAGCTTTTGAAATTCAACTTCTCAAAGAAAACCAAGGATGTAAGCCAGTATTTTATGCCATGATATGCAATGTCACCCGGTGCTTCAGGAGTGCTCTTACTGATCCTGACATTCAG GTCCAAGCAATTGGGTTGCAAATACTGAAAGGTGTGCTAACAAGGAAAATCAATTCGGAGTCTTACTCATTCTTCATATTCTTTGTTGGGGAACTTGTTGAAGACCTTGGATCTGTAATCCAGAAACTCTTTAAG ACACCTATGAGCAGGGAAGTGGTGGCTATTGCTGGGGAGTGTTTGAAGGTTTTAATGCTTCTCCAGACACTCTCAAGAACTAATGAGTGTCAGAAATGCCTAATGAATCTGTTCTTGGAAGCTGTTCTCCTTTTTACAACGTCAGAGAATTCTTCTCAG GAAGCACGTGATTTGAAGATCACAGCTATAAAATTGGTTACACAACTGGCTCAACTCCCTGACTCATCTGCTTGTATCAAGGAGGTTTTACTGACAATGCCAATGATGAGAAGACAACAATTGCAG GATATAATACGTGCTTCTGTGATGCAAGACCAGAACCAGAAACAAGTCAATTCCACTGGACCATCTTTTATTATCAAGCTGCCTGCAAAAATAGAGGAAAATAGAAAAGAGGAAATTATTGTTTCAGCTCCTTGCAGTGAAAAGGTGGAGGACAATTctgaggaagaggaagaagacgATTGGGATACTTTTCAGTCTTTTCCTTCTACTGACGAAGTTGATCATACTAAAACTGAGTTCCAAGATTCTCGCTCAATTGAAAACACAATTTCAGATGGTGGTTTTAAGGGAGAATCCATTTCTGTACCACAGGATGAGGTAGAAGAAACTACTGATACAATTTCAGATGGTGGCTTGAAGGGAGAAACTATTTCAATACCTGAGGATGAGGTAGGAGAAATTACTGCTAAAAATCAAATGGCTAGTGATGATGAGACTCTGTCAGGCAATGCAGATAGCAGCAACCAGACACAGGATCTTAATGGTTCCCAAGATGGCTTCCGTGATGACAAGTTATCTGATGCTCACCACATGGAGAAGGATAGAGCAGTGTTACGCCACAGTGATGTGATCTTGCCTGATTCTCAGTCTGAGGTAGGAGAAGGCCCTGAAACATGTGAAAATCTGCAGGTCCAAAAGAGAACAGGCGGCAATTTGTCTTCTGAAGTGGGGGAACATGCTGAAGATGTAAAAGCACATGGTTCCTCTTATGAGGATCATCAGAGAAGTAGAGAGGAATCTAGTGAAACAAATGAAGGTACTTTGCCTAATCTTCAACCTTCTGAAATACAAAGCATGCCACTTGATGACCGCAATGAAGACATGAAAGAACAAACTACACTTGATGATCAACATGAGGATGAGGAAATGAGAGACACCACCTCAATCAAGGATCACCAAGAAGGAAAGGATTTGAAAGACACAACCTCACTCGAGGATCACCATGAGGAGAAGGATTTGAAAGACACAACCTCGCTCGAGGATCACCACGAGGAGAAGGATTTGAAAGACACAACTTCACTAAAGAATCACCATGAGGAGAGAAAAACAGATGAGGAAGACCAATGTTCTAATATAGATTTGTCTGAGCAGTCTCCTAAAAAGTTAGAACAAACTACACTTGATGATCACCACGAGGAGAAGGATATGAGAGACATCACCTCAGTCAAGGATCACCATGAGGATAAGGATATGAGAGACATAACCTCGGTCAAGGATCACCCTGCGGAGAAGGATATGAAAGACCCGGCCTCCCCCAAGGATTACCATGaggaaagaaaaacagaaaacgAAGACATATGTTCCGATACAGATTTGTCTGAGCGGTTACCTAAAGATTTAGAACAAACTACGCTTGATCACCATAAAGAGAGAAATGCGGAGAACAAAGACCAGCGTTCTAATATAGAATTGGCCAAGCAGTCTCCTAAAAATTTAGAAGGTGACGAACTAGTCAGCCTTGACAAAAAATGA